The sequence TATTTTTAATAATTCGCTAATAATTCCTGAAACTGCGTGAAATAGCTGGCCTTCACTTTCGCAAGTTCAATTTGGATGCTTTCCAAATGCAGGATTGTCCCCATCTCTTCGTGCCTGCGATATGCAGTTAGTGGTTCATTCATGTAATACATATTCTCCTTCTCTAATAGCAACCGCACCCAAAAGTCATAATCATGGGTATAGGTGAGCGTTTCATTGAAATATCCAATTTTCTGGATAATCGAACTTTTCATCATGACTGTACACCCATTGATTGGACAGTAGTTCGTAAATGCTTCTATAAATGATTGAAACGTTTGAAATTTTGCCGTCGCATCGTGCTGGATGATTTGACTTCGTTCATTAATGACATGGTAATCTGTATAGCAGAATGCCGCCTTGCGTTGTTCCATGAACTCAACCTGACGCTTAATTTTATCTGGGTAAAATAAATCGTCCGAGCTAAGCCAGGCCACATACTCCCCGTTAGCCGTTTGAAGGCCACGATTCAGTGCACAAGCAGTTCCACCGTTCATCTGTCTTATACAATGAATCCGATCTAAATAGGGGAATAATTTCTCTGTATACAACGTAGAACCGTCATCTACCAGAATGATTTCTATATCCGAGAAGGTTTGTTTTAATACACTATCTATAGCCTGATCTACATATTTACAGTTATAAAACGGTATAATCACCGATACTTTTGCCAATCCGTACACCTCTCTTATTTATCAAGTCTTATAACATATGCATAGTGCAGTTTATAGTTGTGGACTCGTAGCTGCTTTTGGATAGGAAGTTAAGAGCAACTTCTTTCACTGTATTGGTTATCCGTACATCCAATTCTTCTTGCCGCCACATATGGTATGGAGAAGCAGTCTACTAAGGAGGGAGCAGATTGAAAGTTCTATTAAGCTATATACTACCGAGTGGTGGTATGGACACCCTGAATCGAACTCGGACGGAAGAATTACGGAAGCAAGGCATTGACTGTCATCTTTTATATGAACGTTATGGAGCAGGCCTGCAAAATATTGCGACTTGCCCGACACTTGTGACCGAAAATGATAACGAGATTCGCCAATTGCTGTCTACAGAATCGTTTCAAGCCGTAGTTGTCTCCTCCAATTTTCTGTTATTGGAAAAGTTTCGTCTATTGGGTTATACAGGCCCTTTAATCTATGAAGTCCAAGGGCTTGGAACATTGGAGCAGGCGGAGAATGTCATCACGGTGGCCACGCCCTATATTTTAGCGCACGCAGATGCCTTGTTATATCCCCCTACTTCTCATTTGATCCAATTGTTATCCAGATTTCCGACAAAGCTTCATTTTTGTTTTTCTAATTGTTTGGATACGACTAAATTTCAATACCGTGAGCACACCCCCACTCCCTATCCCATCATTGGCTGGGTTGGACGACTTGAGCCTAACAAGAATTGGCAAGAGTGTCTGGAAATTGTATATCGAATTTCCAGACAGGAGCCTCGACTTCGTCTATGGATCTTTGAAGATTCGAATCTATCGCTAGAGTCGGAGCGTCTCGCTTACCTCAATACAGTAAAACGCTTGGGATTACGCAAAAAAATCGATATCTTCTCCAATATCGCGCATGATCAAATGCCTGATTATTTATCCATCATTGGTGAATCTCATGGCTTTTTGTTATCCACCTCCATTATGGAAGGCTTCGGGTATGCGGTTGCTGAAGCAATCAGCTGCATGTGCCCTGTTCTCAGTACTGACTCCGATGGTGTACGTTCATTTATTTCCCATAATGTAACCGGGAAGTTTTATCCATTAGGCAATTTCGAACAGGCTGTTCAAGAAAGTCTTGAACTCATGAGAGGACCGCTTCGGGAGTCCATCCGAACTCAAGGCAGAGCACTAATGGAGACCTCTTTTAGTCCCCACACGTATGCAACAAATTTCATAGGCATGCTGAAATACCTCGGGGTGTCTGTTTAGGCGCTATGATCACAAATATAAAAATAAGGTTGGAGGGAGCAGATGTTAGTCAGTATTGTTATTTTGACGTTGAACAACTGGAACTTAACCGAACGATGTTTGCAAAGTATAACGAATTATACGGAGATTCCTTATGAAATCATCTGCGTCGATAATGGATCTTCCGATGGGACTCAGGCTCATTTAAGAAACCGTGAGGATCTGTACTTCATCGAGAACGAACAGAATTTGGGATTTGCCCGTGGTTGCAATCAAGGAATGGCCGCTTCTTCCGGAGATTTTATTCTTCTCCTGAATAACGACACTGTCGTCTCCCATCGCTGGCTCGGAAATTTAATAACTGTGCTCACAAGTTCACCTGAGGTGGGTATTGTAGGTCCCATGTCAAATCTGGTGATTCCACAGCAGCGATATCCCGCCTCTTATCCAACCTATGAAGAATATCATCGCTTTGCCGAAACCTTCAACCGGTCCAATGCCTCAATATGGCGGGATACTACAGCTATCAGCGGATTCTGCATGTTATTCCACCAGCAGTTGTATCATCAGATTGGAGGCTTGGACGAATCCTTCCTGCGTGGGGGCTATGAGGATATTGATTTCTGCTATCGAGCTTTGAAAGCTGGAAAGAGACTAGTGATTGCTAGCGACACCTATGTTCATCATGTAGGCAATGCAAGCTTTCTATCCAACTCCATTGATATGAACTCTCATGCGATGAACAATCGCCGGGTATTTTTAAGAAAATGGGGGTTTAACCCGGACCGATTGATTTATACATTGGATGAGAATTCCCTACCCGACAGCTAAGTTTGAAGTGTACTCGTTGCGTAATTTTAGATGAACCGGCTCCCTTGGAGACCGGTTTTTTACCGAAAATGGGCAATTCTCCTGAGCAAACCGTCGTGTCGGGCGGAGATAGAGTCTACATATATTAAATTACTTATAAGAAGGAGGTGAAAAAGCATACTTGTGGCAACATGACAGGTATGCAGTCGGTGACCTCAAAACCAAAAGTCATGTTATTCTCCCATATCAGCGATCCAGGACGTATCACGGGTGCGGAGAAGATGCTTCTTTCCATCAGCAAAATATTGGCCCGCCAGCATGAGGTTTGGCTTGTTGTGCCTCAACCGGGCATCCTTTCGATCGAAGCTGAGGCCCTGTCCATTAATACCGTCATCGCGGGCTATCCCCTATCATGGTCGCTTTATCAAGCATCCGCCTCCACACAAAATGATCTGGATGCGCTCAAACAGAGTGATTATTATCACCATATGATAAATCTCCTCAACACGCACAGACCTGATTGGATTATTGTCAATACGATTGTAGCCGCTTTGCCAGCCTTGGCAGCAACACAAATTGGTATTCCTACAGCATGGATTCTTACAGAAGTGATGTATCCGGGAGAATATCAGATATCATCTGTGCAAACCGTTAATCAGCATTCTACTTATATCATTGGGATATCAGAAGCTGTCTTAACCCCGTATACAGGTGCTCAACTGGATGAGAAAACGCTGTTAATCAATCCAACATGGGATCGTTCAGCCCTAGATACAGAAAGATGCATTCAGCATCGCAATACATTTAGGGAAAAATACGGTGTGGCGCAGCAGGAGCTGCTGATCGGTGTTGTTACGGCAATGTTAGCTCCCCATAAAGGTATTGCCGAATTTATAATGATGGCTCATGTTCTGATGTCCAAATTCCCCAATACAAAATATCTTATTGTCGGCAGCCAGGAGTTGGCGAATCAGAATTATGTAGAGGAATGCAAACGGCTTATCGCGGCAACCGTTGACCCTTCACGATTTATCTTTCATCCTTTCGAACTGAATATTGATCAAATCTATCCGGCGCTTGATATTCTGGTTGTACCCAGCATTGGTGATGAAGGTTTTGGAATGACAGCACTCGAAGGGCTTGCTTTTGCGAAGCCGGTGGTTGCTTATGCATCGGGCGGGCTTTCCGAAATTATGATCCAGACCCATAATGAAGAGTTTCTGGTACCCAAGGGAGATGTGACCTTACTCTCCAATACAATGGCGAAGCTGCTCGAAGATCAGCAGCACTTAACTGAGATTGGTGCGCAAAACTTCTTGCAGGCTGAACAAGTGTTTGGTCTTGCTGCGTTCGAACGTAATGTCAATCATCTCAGCGGGACGATGGATCGTTTGATTCCTCCGGTCGATGTAAACAATCCACTTCAGAACGGCGATTTCTTCAAGGGTTCCGGACCAACTGTTTACTTGCGCCGGGGTGTGAATCTCCATCCCATCTCCTCTACGGAAGCCTTTGAACAAGTCGGCGGCCGCTTCGAGCAAGTGATCCAAATTGCCGACGAATTGATCCATAGCTCAGTTCTAGGTGATGTAATCTATTTTCACCAATCCCCAAGTGAATCAACTGCCTTGGAAGCAGAACAGACAGGAATTACTGAAGTTATGGCAGATGCTCAGGATGAATCTTTGAACAACCACACAGCATCTACTGTGGAATCGGCAGATGCTCAGCAAACCAGCAATGGTATTGCCTTAATTCCTGCGCATGTTGAAGGCAACGTTCAGGGGATGGAAATAAATGATCCAGTACAGGGACTTGTTCCAGTTCATCCAGGTGTACGTGCACAACCTCATGAACTGGCTTCAAACACGGGTGCTGCACTAAGCGATAACCTTATTGTTAAAGTTCCAGGGTTAGTCAATTCCTTTAGTACAACTACAGCTTCAAAGCCTAAAGTAAGAAAAAAGCGGAGAAGCAAACGAAGATTACGCAAATCTGCGGTAAAGCATAAGGCAATAAACACCTTGTTGAGTAGAACACTGAAAGGAAAACAAAAAAAATACCGAAAATCAAAAATGAATGTTGTGAAGAAAAAAATATTACAGCGTCCAAAGATACAAAAACAACGTAAACTACAAAAAATAAAAACCAGTCCGAAGAAAGCAGCCTAAGAAGTTGCGAGAATTCCCACACAAAAAAGCCCGTCCTTCTCACACTCTGAGAAGGGCGGGCTGGTTTAACTTCTACTCTGCACTGTCATACAATCCCGTCAGCTCATCAAAAGATGTAATGATCACATCAGAGCCTTTAAGCTCATCCTGCTTCCCAAAGCCCGCGTAGCTACAACCGATTACAATCTGCCCGTTCCCTTTGCCTGCTTCCACATCGGACGAGCGGTCACCGACCATCCAGGCATTGCTAATTCCTTGCTCCTCAAGCAGAATCCGCAACAGATCCACCTTGGTTGCCGTGCCTTGTCCTCCCGCGCTGTACAATCCCTCGAACAGCTCCTTCATCTCATGAACCACTACGATGCTGTGAATGTAATCCTGCAGTCCGTTGCTGGCAACGAACAGCCGTACTCCGCGTCCTTTAAGCGCGCTCAATGTTTCGACCACCAACGGATACAGTTGTGTCTCCCCTGCCTCAAGTCCTTCGATCTCCAGCTGCAACAGTAGTTGATCTGCCCGATGGTGCACTGCTTCATCTGCTTCCGGCATTACATTCTTCCATATTTGCGACAGTAACATGCCTAAGCTGCCCAGAATGCGTTCCTCCGGTGGTGTGGGTCCTGAATACAGGCCTTCCTCCCGCAGAATATCAAACATCTTATAGTATGCAGGCAATAACAGACTTTCTGTCTGGAACAATGTACCATCCATATCGAATATTATAGCTTCTGGCTTCTTTAGCTTCAGGTTGGTCATCTAATGAATCTCCCCTTCTCAACTTCCTTGGTGGTCGGTAACAATCATATCCCTTGAGACATCCATTACATGCCCTATGATATAGGAAATCACTTTGTATTGTCTAGGCTACGCCAAGCTCAAGCATTACGGATACAGTAAATTTCAAAGTAAACCTTGTCATTTATATATCAGTATGATATATTTCGTATTATAATATTACAACTTGATATATAAAGGAGATGATTAATATGAACAGTAAATTATTGTTTCAGTTTCTTAAGCAACCGGTCACTATAGTCGGTATCATCACAGCAATATTATTCCAAGTCTTTTTCAGTTTAATCTGGATTACGGGTTACGATCATGTAACAGATCGGGTGAATCAACTGCCCATAGCTATAGTGAATGGAGACGGCGCTGCTGCACAGCCTATTGCTGACGGAATTTCCGAGTCGTTGAAGTTCGAGATCAAGAAGGATCTTACACTGGCTGAAGCAAAGGATGATCTGGAAAGTCGGGAAATTCGTCTGATCATCAACATCCCACAAGGATTCACTGGCCAGATCAGCGATCCTTCCGGCCAAGCAGAGATCCGCTATTTCTTAAATGAATCGAATCCGCAAATGGTAAGCAATGTCATGCAGACCGTGGCGCTTAAAGTTACAGCGGCTCTGAATACGGAGAGTAGCAGCGCCTCCCTGAACCAGACCTTAATCGGAATGAAGCTTCCTGAAGCTCAGGCGAATATAATCCGGAACAGCACGGGTGACCGGGTGACTTCTGATGTACAAATCATCAATCCTGCGACCAATTTCGCACAAACCATGGTCCCCTTAATGATTGTTACGGCTTCCTTCACCGGATCTATGTTATTAGCCATGAATCTGAACAGAGCCTCCTTGAACTTGTCACTGCAAGCAGGAAAGTGGCAGAGACTGACCGCCCGTTTCATTTTGCTCGGGGCAACTGCCTGTATAACTTCCTTGATAGGCACTTCAATGATTCATTGGCTTGGCATCCCCTCTAGTCTCGGCTTCATGGCGATGTGGATGTTTGAATTCATTGTGATTATCTCCTGTATGAGCATTGCCCAACTCAGTCTTATTCTGCTCGGAGATGCCGGTGCTTGGTTAAATATCGCCCTACTCTCCATTCAGATGTTATCCTCGGGAGCAACCATCCCCCGGGACTTACTATCACCCTTTTATAGCTGGATTGGACAATTCTTCCCCGCTTACTATGCAGTAAATGGAATGCTTGACCTCGTCATTGGAGGGACAGGAGTCGGGCAGAATGTGCTTGCCCTTATTTCTATCGGTGCCGTGGCTGCAGCAATCAGCATCTTCCTAACTTTCATCCGCCGGGAACCTCAGCTCACCCAAGAGCCTGTACCCGCAAATGCTTAATGGTGCTACTGCTGTTTCTGCTGTGGTTCATGATCTATCAAATTGAGGCTAACTACGGAGTTGTGATATGGTAATGAATATAGAAAGGAGCGGCAGTCTATTATGAACATACAAGATGTCATTCTCGGAATATTAAATAATAAGCCCCATTCCGGCTACGAGATCAAGCAGCATTTCGAGGAATATTTCTCCTTCTTCTTTGATGCCAGCTATGGTACTATCTATCCTACTCTGAGCAAAATGGAAGGTCTTAAACTGATAACCAAAAAATCGGTACGGCAAGAAGGCAAGCCCGACAAAAATGTATTTACCATTACAAGTACAGGAACGGAACGCTTTCAGACCTATCTGCATGGGCCGGTAGAGAAGGAAGTGCTGCGTTCAGACTTTTTTATGCATCTGTATTTTGGAGACATGACCGACAGAGATACTGTAGAGAAGATGCTTCGGCAGGCCATGGAGGAGAAGCAGACCATGTTCGACGATCTGGAGCAAAAGTTAAAAAAGTTGGATACTAAACTAGGCACTTACCAGAAAATGTGCATGGAACTGGGTTTGGCACAGTATGCTGCTTTTATCAATGAGATACAACGAGTGTTGGAGCTTGATTTCGCTTAACCTCCCAAAGGAAATGTTCGAGGTCATATCATTGAACTGGTTGAAGAACACTAAATAAGAAACGCTATTAAGCGAGAGCATTAGGTGGAGGGATATAAATGATACCACAGACTTCCGAGAGCATCGACAAGATGCTTGCAGAGCATAAACAGTTCTACAACGGCGGGCGTACGAAAGAAATCAACTTCCGGCTTCAGCAGTTGCAGAAGCTTAAAGACAACATTAAGAAATACGAGAGTCGAATCATTACTGCCTTACATCAGGATTTGCGCAAAAGCGAGTTTGAGGCCTATGCCACAGAAATTGGCTTCACGCTGGACAGTATTG comes from Paenibacillus sp. 19GGS1-52 and encodes:
- a CDS encoding glycosyltransferase, whose product is MYGLAKVSVIIPFYNCKYVDQAIDSVLKQTFSDIEIILVDDGSTLYTEKLFPYLDRIHCIRQMNGGTACALNRGLQTANGEYVAWLSSDDLFYPDKIKRQVEFMEQRKAAFCYTDYHVINERSQIIQHDATAKFQTFQSFIEAFTNYCPINGCTVMMKSSIIQKIGYFNETLTYTHDYDFWVRLLLEKENMYYMNEPLTAYRRHEEMGTILHLESIQIELAKVKASYFTQFQELLANY
- a CDS encoding glycosyltransferase family 4 protein is translated as MKVLLSYILPSGGMDTLNRTRTEELRKQGIDCHLLYERYGAGLQNIATCPTLVTENDNEIRQLLSTESFQAVVVSSNFLLLEKFRLLGYTGPLIYEVQGLGTLEQAENVITVATPYILAHADALLYPPTSHLIQLLSRFPTKLHFCFSNCLDTTKFQYREHTPTPYPIIGWVGRLEPNKNWQECLEIVYRISRQEPRLRLWIFEDSNLSLESERLAYLNTVKRLGLRKKIDIFSNIAHDQMPDYLSIIGESHGFLLSTSIMEGFGYAVAEAISCMCPVLSTDSDGVRSFISHNVTGKFYPLGNFEQAVQESLELMRGPLRESIRTQGRALMETSFSPHTYATNFIGMLKYLGVSV
- a CDS encoding glycosyltransferase family 2 protein; amino-acid sequence: MLVSIVILTLNNWNLTERCLQSITNYTEIPYEIICVDNGSSDGTQAHLRNREDLYFIENEQNLGFARGCNQGMAASSGDFILLLNNDTVVSHRWLGNLITVLTSSPEVGIVGPMSNLVIPQQRYPASYPTYEEYHRFAETFNRSNASIWRDTTAISGFCMLFHQQLYHQIGGLDESFLRGGYEDIDFCYRALKAGKRLVIASDTYVHHVGNASFLSNSIDMNSHAMNNRRVFLRKWGFNPDRLIYTLDENSLPDS
- a CDS encoding glycosyltransferase family 4 protein; translation: MKKHTCGNMTGMQSVTSKPKVMLFSHISDPGRITGAEKMLLSISKILARQHEVWLVVPQPGILSIEAEALSINTVIAGYPLSWSLYQASASTQNDLDALKQSDYYHHMINLLNTHRPDWIIVNTIVAALPALAATQIGIPTAWILTEVMYPGEYQISSVQTVNQHSTYIIGISEAVLTPYTGAQLDEKTLLINPTWDRSALDTERCIQHRNTFREKYGVAQQELLIGVVTAMLAPHKGIAEFIMMAHVLMSKFPNTKYLIVGSQELANQNYVEECKRLIAATVDPSRFIFHPFELNIDQIYPALDILVVPSIGDEGFGMTALEGLAFAKPVVAYASGGLSEIMIQTHNEEFLVPKGDVTLLSNTMAKLLEDQQHLTEIGAQNFLQAEQVFGLAAFERNVNHLSGTMDRLIPPVDVNNPLQNGDFFKGSGPTVYLRRGVNLHPISSTEAFEQVGGRFEQVIQIADELIHSSVLGDVIYFHQSPSESTALEAEQTGITEVMADAQDESLNNHTASTVESADAQQTSNGIALIPAHVEGNVQGMEINDPVQGLVPVHPGVRAQPHELASNTGAALSDNLIVKVPGLVNSFSTTTASKPKVRKKRRSKRRLRKSAVKHKAINTLLSRTLKGKQKKYRKSKMNVVKKKILQRPKIQKQRKLQKIKTSPKKAA
- a CDS encoding HAD family hydrolase, with the translated sequence MTNLKLKKPEAIIFDMDGTLFQTESLLLPAYYKMFDILREEGLYSGPTPPEERILGSLGMLLSQIWKNVMPEADEAVHHRADQLLLQLEIEGLEAGETQLYPLVVETLSALKGRGVRLFVASNGLQDYIHSIVVVHEMKELFEGLYSAGGQGTATKVDLLRILLEEQGISNAWMVGDRSSDVEAGKGNGQIVIGCSYAGFGKQDELKGSDVIITSFDELTGLYDSAE
- a CDS encoding ABC transporter permease, whose protein sequence is MNSKLLFQFLKQPVTIVGIITAILFQVFFSLIWITGYDHVTDRVNQLPIAIVNGDGAAAQPIADGISESLKFEIKKDLTLAEAKDDLESREIRLIINIPQGFTGQISDPSGQAEIRYFLNESNPQMVSNVMQTVALKVTAALNTESSSASLNQTLIGMKLPEAQANIIRNSTGDRVTSDVQIINPATNFAQTMVPLMIVTASFTGSMLLAMNLNRASLNLSLQAGKWQRLTARFILLGATACITSLIGTSMIHWLGIPSSLGFMAMWMFEFIVIISCMSIAQLSLILLGDAGAWLNIALLSIQMLSSGATIPRDLLSPFYSWIGQFFPAYYAVNGMLDLVIGGTGVGQNVLALISIGAVAAAISIFLTFIRREPQLTQEPVPANA
- a CDS encoding helix-turn-helix transcriptional regulator encodes the protein MNIQDVILGILNNKPHSGYEIKQHFEEYFSFFFDASYGTIYPTLSKMEGLKLITKKSVRQEGKPDKNVFTITSTGTERFQTYLHGPVEKEVLRSDFFMHLYFGDMTDRDTVEKMLRQAMEEKQTMFDDLEQKLKKLDTKLGTYQKMCMELGLAQYAAFINEIQRVLELDFA